Proteins from a single region of Gloeomargarita sp. SKYB120:
- a CDS encoding DUF4079 domain-containing protein, whose amino-acid sequence MITVPDWLKPALPFFHPVLMWLLLALSGYALYTGIQVIRTRTAKGEEKSRLLKAKFREVHFQVGALLLVLMVWGTLGGMAVTYINNKKLFVGPHLLVGLSMTGLIAFSASLAPLMQQGKDWARALHITINGLVLGLFGWQAVTGMQIVQKILTQG is encoded by the coding sequence ATGATCACGGTTCCTGATTGGCTGAAGCCAGCGTTGCCCTTTTTTCATCCGGTGTTGATGTGGTTGCTGTTGGCCCTGAGTGGCTATGCCCTGTACACAGGGATCCAGGTGATTCGCACCCGCACCGCCAAGGGCGAAGAAAAAAGCCGCCTGCTCAAGGCTAAGTTTCGGGAGGTGCATTTTCAGGTCGGTGCCCTACTGCTCGTGCTGATGGTCTGGGGCACGCTAGGGGGGATGGCCGTCACGTACATCAACAATAAAAAACTGTTTGTGGGTCCCCATTTGCTGGTGGGCTTGAGCATGACGGGGTTGATTGCCTTTTCGGCGTCCCTGGCTCCCCTGATGCAGCAGGGGAAAGATTGGGCACGCGCGCTGCACATCACCATCAATGGCCTGGTGCTGGGGCTATTCGGCTGGCAGGCAGTGACCGGCATGCAGATTGTCCAGAAAATTCTCACCCAGGGCTAG
- a CDS encoding cytochrome c biogenesis protein CcdA codes for MDLASTLYLWEHWADRWVVQELQHLTPWSVGLVWAAGLLTSLNPCVLSLLPVTVACLGGDRRGDWRQASWFTLGLATTLTGLGLGAALLGRVYGQWGKGLPLLVAGVAIVMGLVLLEVLPLPVWTGPSLGGTGHWRAYGLGLTFGLSASPCSTPVLATLLAWVASTGNALLGLGLLLAYTLGYTLPVWVAGAFTTTVRYWLRLRPISRWFPWGSGAVLLGFGVYTLWSQLV; via the coding sequence ATGGACCTTGCCAGCACGCTCTACCTGTGGGAGCATTGGGCGGACCGGTGGGTGGTGCAGGAACTGCAGCATTTGACGCCCTGGAGTGTGGGGCTGGTGTGGGCGGCGGGATTGCTCACCAGTTTGAACCCCTGCGTGCTGTCGCTGTTGCCGGTGACGGTGGCCTGTTTGGGCGGCGACCGGCGGGGCGATTGGCGGCAAGCAAGCTGGTTTACGTTGGGACTAGCGACAACCTTGACGGGATTGGGGCTTGGCGCGGCGCTGCTCGGTCGGGTGTATGGTCAATGGGGCAAGGGCCTGCCGTTGCTGGTGGCGGGCGTCGCCATCGTCATGGGATTGGTCCTGCTGGAGGTGTTACCGTTGCCGGTGTGGACGGGGCCGTCGCTGGGGGGAACCGGACACTGGCGGGCCTACGGCCTGGGTTTGACGTTTGGGCTGAGCGCGTCACCCTGTAGTACGCCGGTGCTGGCGACGTTGTTGGCCTGGGTGGCCAGTACGGGCAATGCTCTGCTGGGGCTAGGGCTGTTGTTGGCCTACACGTTGGGGTACACGTTGCCCGTGTGGGTGGCGGGGGCATTTACGACGACAGTGCGCTACTGGTTACGGCTGCGCCCGATTTCCCGCTGGTTTCCCTGGGGGAGCGGTGCTGTGTTGCTGGGTTTTGGCGTGTACACCCTCTGGAGCCAGCTGGTCTAG
- a CDS encoding LOG family protein, with product MTVTPPEQMPPDVLAWLAQLDTAKHGKWMRRALESLLRLSQTSLDRLDWKIIAGAIQDMEQGFRVFQPYRQVRKIALFGSARIGPDDPNYQLAVQFARCMGEQGFMVMTGAGGGIMQAGNEGAGTERSFGLNIQLPFEQGSNAFVSDSPRLINFKYFFTRKLFFLRETDAVCAFPGGFGTQDEVFEALTLCQNGRCPPIPIVLLEQPGGTYWRAWDAFVREHFWRTHLISPDDVELYTITDSVAVACQTIRQFYRVYHSSRYVRDEFVLRLHHPLAEAVVAQLNEEFADIVAEGVMYQRGAFPEEMGDETDHLPRLVFRFNQRDYGRLYQLIRRLNESGGEASAHPEWR from the coding sequence ATGACGGTCACGCCGCCGGAGCAAATGCCCCCCGATGTGCTGGCTTGGTTGGCGCAATTGGATACGGCCAAACACGGCAAGTGGATGCGGCGAGCCTTGGAATCGCTGCTGCGGCTCTCCCAAACCTCCCTTGACCGCCTGGATTGGAAGATCATCGCCGGCGCGATTCAAGACATGGAGCAGGGGTTTCGGGTGTTTCAGCCCTACCGCCAGGTGCGGAAAATTGCCCTGTTTGGTTCGGCGCGCATTGGTCCTGACGACCCCAACTACCAACTGGCGGTGCAATTTGCGCGGTGCATGGGTGAACAGGGATTTATGGTCATGACGGGGGCTGGCGGCGGCATCATGCAGGCCGGCAATGAAGGCGCGGGAACCGAACGTTCCTTTGGACTCAACATCCAACTGCCTTTTGAGCAGGGCAGCAATGCCTTTGTCAGCGACAGCCCGCGCTTGATCAATTTCAAATACTTCTTTACCCGCAAGCTATTTTTCCTGCGGGAGACGGACGCGGTGTGCGCCTTTCCAGGGGGCTTTGGCACCCAGGACGAGGTGTTTGAGGCCTTGACCCTGTGCCAAAACGGGCGCTGCCCGCCCATTCCCATCGTGTTGCTCGAGCAGCCGGGGGGCACCTACTGGCGGGCGTGGGACGCCTTTGTGCGGGAGCATTTCTGGCGTACCCACCTGATCAGTCCCGACGACGTGGAACTCTACACCATCACCGATTCCGTGGCGGTGGCCTGTCAAACGATTCGCCAGTTCTACCGGGTCTATCACTCCAGTCGCTACGTGCGCGATGAGTTTGTGCTGCGGTTGCACCATCCCTTAGCAGAAGCAGTGGTGGCGCAGTTGAACGAAGAGTTTGCCGATATTGTCGCTGAGGGGGTCATGTACCAGCGAGGCGCATTTCCAGAAGAAATGGGGGACGAGACCGACCATCTGCCGCGCCTGGTGTTTCGCTTCAACCAGCGGGACTACGGGCGGCTGTACCAGCTCATCCGGCGGTTGAACGAATCGGGAGGTGAGGCAAGTGCCCACCCCGAATGGCGCTGA
- a CDS encoding cation transporter, with the protein MPTPNGAELRRTVLTVALLNFAYFTVEAGIAVTIGSVSLWADSIDFLEDTLLNALVYRALGWRRRYQTWVSLGLAGLLLMPALATLGSLWRKLQAPLPPEPVPLSLAGLGALAVNWLCALLLLRFRHQGSSLALAAFFSARNDALANLAIILAGLLTAAYPSPWPDVVVGVGIFALNTDAAWKVYRQARAEQQT; encoded by the coding sequence GTGCCCACCCCGAATGGCGCTGAATTGCGCCGCACCGTCCTGACCGTGGCGTTGCTGAACTTCGCCTACTTTACCGTAGAAGCGGGAATTGCCGTGACGATTGGCTCGGTGTCCCTGTGGGCCGATTCAATCGATTTTTTGGAGGACACCCTGCTGAATGCCCTGGTGTACAGGGCGCTGGGCTGGCGACGCCGTTACCAAACATGGGTGAGCCTAGGTCTAGCGGGTTTGTTATTGATGCCGGCGCTGGCGACCTTGGGTTCCCTGTGGCGCAAGTTGCAAGCACCCCTGCCGCCAGAACCAGTACCCCTGTCGCTGGCGGGTCTGGGGGCCTTGGCGGTCAACTGGTTGTGCGCCCTGTTGTTGTTGCGATTTCGCCACCAGGGCAGCAGCTTGGCGCTGGCGGCGTTTTTCTCGGCCCGCAACGATGCGCTCGCGAACCTGGCCATCATCCTGGCGGGGTTGCTCACCGCTGCTTATCCCTCCCCTTGGCCAGATGTGGTGGTCGGGGTGGGGATTTTCGCCCTCAACACCGATGCTGCCTGGAAGGTGTACCGCCAAGCCCGCGCGGAACAGCAAACCTAG
- a CDS encoding DUF4330 domain-containing protein has protein sequence MAWIDRQGRIGGKVSVIDLGALVVVLLVLVGIFLVPGGTGSVAQVGPSQPVEIDMMVRGLSVVRPETLIRPGDRASFIVRNQPSGHLTVKHLAIFPPQVEVPQPDGSVKFLPDARSQNRYLRDMMITLTGTAQIVDGGVVLGNTKLKVGVPVELEGPQYNLRGSVMDVRVGSG, from the coding sequence ATGGCTTGGATAGACCGGCAGGGACGTATCGGCGGCAAGGTGAGTGTGATTGACCTGGGGGCGCTGGTGGTCGTCCTGCTCGTGCTGGTGGGCATTTTCCTGGTGCCGGGGGGAACCGGTTCGGTGGCCCAAGTGGGGCCGAGTCAACCGGTGGAAATTGACATGATGGTGCGGGGATTGAGCGTGGTCCGCCCCGAAACCCTTATTCGCCCTGGGGACAGGGCCAGTTTCATCGTGCGCAACCAACCCTCGGGCCATCTGACTGTGAAGCATCTGGCCATCTTTCCGCCGCAAGTCGAAGTTCCCCAACCGGATGGGTCGGTGAAATTTTTGCCGGATGCCCGTTCCCAGAACCGTTACCTGCGGGACATGATGATTACGTTGACGGGGACGGCGCAAATCGTGGACGGTGGTGTGGTCCTGGGGAATACCAAGCTGAAGGTCGGCGTACCGGTGGAACTGGAGGGGCCGCAATACAACCTGCGGGGGTCGGTGATGGATGTCCGGGTGGGGTCAGGATGA
- a CDS encoding lipid-binding SYLF domain-containing protein, translating into MRYGLLMGLIPAVVITVAQPACASDLDEQIQNAADTLASFMANPNQRIPRSVLRQARGIAILPGVTSAGFIFGGMGGSGIITVKHDNGRWSNPIFVNIAGGSVGLQVGARSSDIVLVFMNQRAVRTLLRQSFSLGGDVGVAAGPVGSNAVVPTDAPGNVDIYAYSRSAGLFAGVSLAGQKISFNRDRTEAFYGRSPLTAQTVFNDPTIPIPPVVERLHQTINRAMQ; encoded by the coding sequence ATGCGTTACGGTTTGCTCATGGGGTTGATTCCGGCAGTGGTCATCACTGTTGCTCAACCAGCTTGCGCCAGCGACCTGGACGAACAAATTCAAAACGCCGCCGATACGTTAGCGTCCTTCATGGCCAACCCAAACCAGCGCATCCCCCGCAGCGTGTTGCGTCAAGCCCGGGGGATTGCCATTTTGCCAGGTGTCACCAGCGCTGGGTTTATCTTTGGGGGGATGGGTGGGTCCGGCATCATTACGGTCAAACATGACAACGGTCGCTGGAGCAACCCGATTTTTGTCAATATTGCCGGTGGGAGTGTGGGCCTCCAGGTGGGCGCTCGCTCCTCAGACATTGTGTTGGTGTTCATGAACCAACGGGCTGTACGGACGCTCTTGCGACAATCGTTTAGTTTAGGGGGAGATGTGGGAGTTGCCGCTGGACCTGTAGGGAGCAATGCCGTTGTACCAACCGATGCGCCGGGAAACGTGGATATTTACGCCTATTCCCGCAGCGCTGGGTTATTCGCCGGTGTGAGTTTAGCCGGGCAGAAGATTTCGTTTAATCGCGACCGCACCGAGGCTTTTTATGGACGTTCGCCCTTGACCGCCCAGACGGTGTTCAACGACCCCACGATTCCCATCCCGCCGGTGGTGGAACGTTTGCACCAGACCATCAACCGCGCCATGCAGTAG
- the carA gene encoding glutamine-hydrolyzing carbamoyl-phosphate synthase small subunit has product MMTPPPALLVLADGTAVRGYRYGARGTAIGEVVFNTGMTGYQEVITDPSYCGQIVLFTYPELGNTGVNPEDEESSRVQVQGIIVRHGCRQPSSWRATESLLAYLERWQVVGITGVDTRMLTRRLREQGAMNGAISTEILDPQELLDQVAQAPPMTGLNLVPRVTTPHVYEWQTPTPKTWEFASPPTRPDPFVVVAIDFGIKYNILRRLASYGCRVIVVPATASAADILRYDPDGIFLSNGPGDPAAVTEGIQTVRELLNSGRPMFGICLGHQILGLASGGQTYKLKFGHHGLNHPVGAGQHVAMSSQNHGFALAPETLPPQWRITDWNLNDQTVAGLAHQELPVFSVQYHPEASPGPHDADYYFAEFVRRMEQYRRQKRARYHS; this is encoded by the coding sequence ATGATGACGCCCCCACCGGCATTACTGGTTTTGGCCGACGGCACGGCTGTACGGGGCTACCGCTACGGCGCCAGGGGCACGGCCATCGGGGAAGTAGTGTTCAACACTGGCATGACCGGCTACCAGGAGGTCATCACTGACCCCAGCTACTGCGGCCAGATCGTCCTATTCACCTATCCCGAACTGGGCAATACCGGCGTCAACCCCGAGGACGAAGAATCTAGCCGGGTGCAGGTGCAGGGGATCATTGTCCGGCACGGGTGCCGCCAGCCCAGCAGTTGGCGGGCCACAGAATCCCTGCTGGCCTATTTGGAGCGGTGGCAAGTGGTGGGGATTACCGGTGTGGACACTCGGATGCTGACCCGGCGGCTGCGGGAACAGGGAGCCATGAACGGCGCGATTTCCACTGAAATCCTCGACCCCCAGGAGTTGCTGGACCAGGTTGCCCAGGCGCCCCCCATGACCGGTCTAAACCTGGTGCCCCGCGTGACCACGCCTCACGTGTACGAGTGGCAGACCCCCACCCCGAAAACCTGGGAATTTGCTTCACCACCAACCCGTCCTGACCCCTTCGTGGTGGTGGCGATAGATTTTGGGATTAAGTACAACATCCTGCGGCGACTGGCCAGTTACGGATGCCGGGTGATCGTGGTGCCGGCGACTGCCTCAGCAGCGGACATCTTGCGCTACGACCCGGATGGTATCTTTCTTTCCAACGGCCCTGGCGACCCGGCGGCGGTGACCGAGGGGATTCAAACGGTGCGGGAGCTGCTGAACAGCGGGCGGCCCATGTTTGGCATTTGTTTGGGACATCAGATTCTGGGATTGGCCTCCGGCGGCCAGACCTACAAGTTGAAATTCGGGCATCACGGGCTGAATCACCCAGTGGGAGCAGGACAACACGTTGCCATGAGCAGTCAAAATCATGGGTTTGCCCTAGCGCCGGAAACGCTTCCGCCCCAATGGCGCATCACGGATTGGAATCTCAACGACCAGACGGTGGCTGGACTGGCGCACCAGGAACTACCGGTGTTTTCGGTGCAGTACCATCCGGAGGCCAGCCCTGGCCCCCACGACGCTGACTATTACTTCGCCGAATTTGTCCGCCGCATGGAACAGTACCGGCGGCAGAAACGGGCGCGTTACCATAGTTAG
- a CDS encoding DUF3685 domain-containing protein, which yields MNNLPVILLASREPILRLGLSSWLEQQGLAQVITTDRPEELQNFLSERLQMAQPLVNLLVLDLEVTDIPLCQSLKRRYPHLPILALGPPASRDQLLGYQQLGLAAYVERTTPALTLWRWMQALLSGYSPWLQPERVTPAWRSHLYQQGLQQIEAALRQCEQWQQRPRPWWERQIIKGRQRELRAARWLLTWLWRPGPVLAPPPQVVRPPMALPPSERVNRVRQAFNQTLRNDSGLLLETDLLRFEKQRELWNTVLNRWETLLAELIEARVTEAEVTPRIPDLLRRLWQESLTEFVGRYYTIDGQEVLETLLAQQPTVETLILAKIPLVEDLLRYHLFQAPLQIDGVLYAANSQIAADHAAALLENLVIQVANAVVQPLLNCFPHHDSVKQRFYRRTLISTRETERLRNQLSQRYRWQKYWEEPRAIFESRYQLLRIQNQAIVTYPVYAGRTAELAQLRGIPWLVTLWLEFQDAIAPVLRAIANYLGRTTAYLLTRIIGRGLGLIGRGILQGIGSTLQNNQTPESSQL from the coding sequence ATGAACAACTTACCGGTGATTTTGCTGGCCAGTCGTGAGCCGATCCTGCGGTTGGGCTTGTCCTCATGGCTGGAGCAACAGGGCTTGGCGCAGGTCATTACCACCGACCGGCCAGAGGAGCTACAGAATTTCTTGAGCGAGCGGTTACAGATGGCCCAGCCGCTCGTGAATTTGCTGGTGCTGGATTTGGAGGTCACCGACATTCCCCTGTGCCAATCCCTCAAGCGCCGTTATCCCCACTTGCCCATCCTAGCCCTGGGACCGCCGGCCAGCCGCGACCAGCTATTGGGGTATCAACAACTGGGTTTGGCGGCCTATGTCGAACGAACGACGCCGGCGCTGACTTTGTGGCGTTGGATGCAGGCGCTGCTGAGCGGCTATTCCCCCTGGCTACAGCCGGAACGGGTGACCCCCGCCTGGCGCTCCCACCTGTACCAGCAGGGGTTGCAGCAAATTGAAGCTGCGCTACGGCAGTGCGAGCAGTGGCAACAGCGCCCACGTCCTTGGTGGGAACGCCAGATCATCAAAGGCCGCCAACGGGAATTGCGCGCCGCGCGGTGGTTGCTCACGTGGCTCTGGCGACCGGGACCGGTGTTGGCGCCGCCGCCGCAGGTGGTGCGTCCCCCTATGGCATTGCCCCCAAGCGAACGAGTCAACCGGGTGCGCCAGGCGTTTAACCAGACCCTGCGCAATGACAGCGGCCTGCTGTTGGAAACGGACCTGCTGCGGTTTGAGAAGCAGCGGGAGCTGTGGAACACGGTTCTCAATCGCTGGGAGACCCTCCTGGCCGAGTTGATCGAGGCTCGTGTTACGGAGGCGGAGGTGACCCCGCGCATCCCGGACCTGCTACGGCGCCTGTGGCAGGAGTCCTTGACGGAGTTTGTCGGGCGATACTACACAATTGACGGGCAGGAGGTGCTAGAGACGCTCCTGGCGCAGCAGCCAACCGTTGAAACCTTGATCCTGGCGAAGATTCCGCTGGTGGAGGACCTGTTGCGCTATCACTTGTTTCAGGCGCCCCTGCAGATTGATGGGGTGTTGTACGCTGCCAACAGCCAAATTGCGGCGGACCACGCAGCGGCGCTCCTGGAAAACCTGGTCATCCAGGTAGCTAATGCCGTTGTCCAACCCCTGCTCAACTGCTTTCCCCACCACGACTCGGTCAAGCAGCGGTTTTACCGGCGCACCCTGATTTCCACGCGGGAGACCGAACGCCTGCGCAACCAGCTTTCCCAACGCTACCGCTGGCAGAAGTACTGGGAGGAACCCCGCGCCATCTTTGAAAGCCGCTATCAACTGCTGCGCATCCAAAACCAGGCGATTGTCACCTACCCGGTCTATGCGGGGCGAACGGCGGAACTGGCCCAACTGCGGGGCATCCCCTGGCTGGTCACCCTGTGGCTAGAGTTCCAGGATGCCATAGCGCCCGTGCTACGGGCGATTGCCAACTACCTGGGGCGCACCACAGCCTACCTGTTGACGCGGATCATTGGGCGCGGTCTGGGACTCATTGGGCGGGGGATTTTGCAGGGCATTGGCAGTACGTTGCAGAACAACCAAACCCCGGAGTCCTCCCAACTTTAG
- a CDS encoding DUF2488 family protein, producing MKYYYVLASEKFLTEIEPLEEVFRERTKYYQREGKEIDFFLVRRPAFLEAPEFAEVKARCPQPAAAIVTTNPDFATFMKLRLEFVLTGSFEAPSPTIPDPLASTV from the coding sequence ATGAAGTACTACTACGTTTTGGCCAGTGAAAAATTTCTCACCGAAATCGAGCCGTTAGAGGAGGTCTTTCGGGAGCGGACGAAATATTACCAGCGGGAAGGTAAGGAGATTGATTTTTTCCTGGTGCGGCGTCCTGCCTTTTTGGAAGCTCCTGAATTTGCCGAAGTAAAGGCCAGATGTCCTCAACCGGCGGCGGCCATTGTCACCACCAATCCAGATTTCGCCACCTTTATGAAGTTGCGGTTGGAGTTTGTGCTAACCGGCAGTTTTGAAGCGCCGTCGCCCACCATTCCCGACCCTTTGGCCAGCACCGTTTAA
- the mrdA gene encoding penicillin-binding protein 2 translates to MVLWQSATRLRFSPWAEVVVGRGQQALVLMTVITLVLFGGIGGRLAYLQLVKGEEFRQMADNNRIRLIPKPPDRGRIFDRQGRLLAGSRLSYSVFLWPVAQRPEEWPRTLATLARLLDMPEKEMQNRLQRAGYYSPYLLRLTRGIGPAQITALMEHSDRLPGVILNAEPIRHYPHGELLAHVIGYTGEISEQELKARQHQNYRLGDVIGQMGIEAALEHRLRGEWGGQQVEVDARGQVLRILGKKPSVAGHDVTLTLDLDLQRAAARALGTRRGAIVAIDPRDGAVRALVSSPSFDPNIFSGRVTPQQWRELQRRSFPFVNRALQVYPPASTFKVVTTTAALESGRFRPDTVLPTYPFITVGGIQFWDWNRAGFGPLDFVGAMAWSSDTFFYQIALGTKAEPIIEWSRRYGFGEKTGIELAAEEAPGLVPDEAWKRATVKEPWYAGDTVNMSIGQGFLQVSPLQLAVMFAVVANGGYRVRPHLYRAPGDPPPLRTPIGLSPTTLDILRRGLRRVVTSGTGTVLNVSHLPPIAGKSGTAEDPPRPSHTWFGAYAPADKPEIVVVAFGENSGGGGGSVAGPMVLRVLETYFAQKRR, encoded by the coding sequence ATGGTGCTCTGGCAATCGGCGACGCGCCTGCGGTTTTCGCCCTGGGCAGAGGTCGTGGTCGGGCGGGGCCAGCAGGCACTGGTGCTGATGACGGTCATAACGCTGGTCCTGTTTGGTGGCATTGGCGGTCGGTTGGCCTACCTCCAGTTGGTCAAGGGCGAAGAGTTCCGGCAGATGGCGGATAACAACCGGATTCGCCTCATTCCCAAACCCCCCGACCGGGGTCGGATCTTTGACCGGCAGGGGCGCCTACTGGCTGGAAGCCGGTTATCCTACTCGGTATTCCTGTGGCCAGTTGCCCAGCGTCCCGAGGAATGGCCCCGCACCCTGGCGACCCTGGCCCGTCTGCTGGACATGCCTGAGAAGGAAATGCAAAATCGCCTGCAACGCGCGGGTTACTACTCCCCTTACCTGCTGCGACTGACGCGGGGGATTGGTCCAGCCCAGATTACGGCCCTGATGGAACACAGCGACCGGTTGCCGGGCGTGATTCTCAACGCCGAGCCGATCCGCCACTACCCCCACGGGGAATTGCTGGCCCATGTCATCGGCTACACGGGGGAGATTAGTGAGCAGGAGTTGAAAGCGCGTCAGCACCAGAACTACCGTCTGGGGGATGTGATTGGCCAGATGGGCATCGAGGCGGCACTAGAGCATCGCCTGCGGGGGGAATGGGGCGGCCAGCAGGTGGAGGTGGACGCGCGCGGCCAAGTGCTGCGGATTCTAGGGAAAAAGCCGTCGGTGGCTGGGCATGATGTGACCTTGACGCTGGATTTAGACTTGCAACGGGCGGCGGCACGCGCCTTAGGAACCCGGCGAGGCGCGATTGTTGCAATAGACCCCCGTGACGGGGCGGTGCGAGCGCTGGTGAGTTCTCCGAGCTTTGACCCCAACATCTTTTCCGGGCGGGTGACTCCCCAGCAGTGGCGGGAACTCCAACGGCGCAGTTTTCCGTTTGTGAATCGGGCGTTGCAGGTCTATCCTCCGGCCAGCACGTTCAAAGTGGTCACCACCACGGCGGCGCTGGAATCCGGGCGCTTTCGTCCCGACACAGTTCTCCCCACCTATCCCTTTATAACTGTGGGGGGCATCCAGTTCTGGGATTGGAACCGGGCAGGGTTCGGCCCGTTGGACTTCGTGGGGGCAATGGCCTGGAGCAGCGACACGTTTTTTTACCAGATTGCCCTAGGGACGAAGGCGGAACCGATTATTGAGTGGTCACGGCGCTACGGGTTTGGGGAAAAGACGGGGATCGAACTGGCAGCGGAGGAAGCGCCGGGGCTGGTTCCCGACGAGGCCTGGAAACGGGCAACTGTCAAGGAACCCTGGTACGCGGGTGATACAGTGAACATGTCCATCGGCCAGGGGTTTCTCCAGGTGTCGCCGTTGCAGTTGGCGGTGATGTTTGCGGTGGTGGCCAACGGGGGTTATCGGGTGCGTCCTCACCTTTACCGCGCGCCGGGAGACCCGCCGCCCCTGCGCACACCCATCGGTCTTAGCCCCACGACCTTGGACATCCTGCGACGCGGGTTGCGCCGGGTGGTGACCAGCGGCACAGGCACCGTGTTGAACGTGAGTCATCTCCCGCCCATTGCCGGCAAAAGCGGCACGGCTGAAGACCCACCCCGCCCGAGCCACACCTGGTTTGGGGCCTACGCGCCGGCGGATAAGCCAGAGATTGTGGTGGTGGCGTTTGGGGAAAATTCCGGCGGTGGGGGTGGCAGCGTGGCCGGCCCTATGGTGCTGCGGGTGCTCGAGACCTATTTTGCCCAGAAACGCCGATGA
- a CDS encoding NYN domain-containing protein encodes MSPKAATLMVVDGYNVIGAKWDLRQGDLDPHRQALIEHLCNYSAMQGYETYIIFDAHRCPQPERWEPITDRVQVCYTGYGTTADAYIERFCAQHRGRDQRLIVVTSDRLAWMTAGGYGAEWMSSQSLWQAIAQLDSQHRSTASPRPSRGLPQAVQARLRQWLENDTL; translated from the coding sequence ATGTCACCCAAAGCAGCGACCCTGATGGTGGTGGACGGCTATAACGTCATCGGGGCTAAGTGGGACTTGCGCCAGGGCGACCTAGACCCCCACCGGCAAGCACTCATCGAACACCTGTGCAACTATAGCGCGATGCAGGGCTACGAGACCTACATCATCTTCGACGCCCACCGGTGCCCGCAGCCAGAGCGCTGGGAGCCGATTACGGACCGGGTGCAGGTGTGTTACACGGGGTATGGAACGACGGCAGACGCCTACATTGAGCGGTTTTGCGCCCAGCACCGAGGCCGTGACCAGCGGTTGATTGTGGTGACCTCCGACCGGTTGGCCTGGATGACCGCAGGAGGCTACGGCGCGGAGTGGATGTCATCTCAATCCCTATGGCAAGCTATCGCGCAGCTGGACTCCCAACACCGTTCTACAGCCTCCCCACGGCCGTCGCGGGGCTTACCCCAGGCCGTCCAAGCGCGGTTGCGGCAGTGGCTTGAGAACGATACGCTATGA
- a CDS encoding Gfo/Idh/MocA family oxidoreductase, translating to MFEELPPVPALTNPGINSARPIAVGVIGVGNMGQHHVRVLSFLKDVRLVGIADINVERGLQLAGKYQVRFFEDYRDLLPHVEAVCVAVPTRLHYDVGLTCIRQGVHILMEKPIAASVIEAERLVNAAAEANCILQVGHIERFNPAFRELQRVLHQEEILALEAHRLSPYSQRANDVSVVLDLMIHDIDLLLELTAAPVVQLTASGTHALDYVTATLMFDNGVIASLTASKVTHRKVRRLTVHGKHSLTEADFLNNEILIHRHLPGQPTGQVLYRQDELVERVYASNIEPLQAELEHFVHCVREGNQPSVGGEQALKALRLATRIEQIALHNQLWSTPCNGLEKSLVVP from the coding sequence GTGTTTGAGGAGTTGCCACCCGTGCCCGCTCTGACAAACCCTGGTATCAACAGCGCGCGTCCGATTGCAGTGGGGGTGATTGGAGTCGGGAACATGGGGCAACACCACGTGCGGGTGCTGAGCTTTCTCAAGGATGTGCGCCTGGTGGGCATTGCCGACATTAACGTGGAACGGGGCCTCCAACTGGCGGGGAAATACCAGGTACGGTTTTTCGAGGACTATCGGGATTTGTTGCCCCACGTGGAGGCGGTGTGCGTCGCGGTTCCCACCCGTTTGCACTACGACGTGGGCCTGACCTGTATCCGGCAAGGGGTCCATATCCTGATGGAAAAACCCATCGCCGCCAGCGTCATTGAGGCGGAACGGCTGGTCAACGCCGCCGCCGAGGCCAATTGCATCCTGCAGGTAGGGCACATCGAACGTTTCAACCCGGCGTTTCGGGAACTGCAAAGGGTGTTGCACCAGGAGGAAATCCTGGCATTGGAGGCCCATCGCTTGAGTCCCTACTCCCAGCGGGCCAACGACGTCTCGGTTGTCCTGGACTTGATGATCCACGACATTGATTTGTTGCTGGAACTCACGGCTGCGCCGGTGGTGCAGTTGACCGCCAGCGGCACCCACGCCCTGGACTACGTCACCGCTACCTTGATGTTTGACAACGGGGTGATTGCCTCCTTAACCGCCAGCAAGGTCACCCATCGCAAGGTGCGCCGCCTGACGGTCCACGGCAAACATTCTCTCACCGAGGCCGATTTTTTGAACAACGAAATCCTCATTCATCGGCATCTGCCCGGCCAGCCCACTGGCCAGGTGCTCTACCGGCAGGACGAATTAGTGGAACGAGTCTATGCCAGCAACATCGAGCCGCTGCAGGCGGAGCTGGAGCACTTTGTCCACTGCGTGCGGGAGGGCAACCAACCTTCTGTCGGCGGGGAACAGGCCCTGAAGGCCCTGCGGCTGGCTACCCGCATCGAGCAAATTGCCCTGCACAACCAGCTCTGGTCCACTCCCTGCAACGGCCTGGAAAAGTCCCTGGTGGTTCCCTAG